In Plodia interpunctella isolate USDA-ARS_2022_Savannah chromosome 30, ilPloInte3.2, whole genome shotgun sequence, the following proteins share a genomic window:
- the LOC135310023 gene encoding histone H4 produces MTGRGKGGKGLGKGGAKRHRKVLRDNIQGITKPAIRRLARRGGVKRISGLIYEETRGVLKVFLENVIRDAVTYTEHAKRKTVTAMDVVYALKRQGRTLYGFGG; encoded by the coding sequence ATGACCGGTCGCGGCAAGGGAGGGAAAGGTCTTGGAAAGGGAGGAGCCAAGCGTCACAGGAAGGTGCTTCGTGATAACATCCAGGGCATCACCAAACCGGCCATCCGTCGTTTGGCCCGCAGAGGAGGTGTCAAGCGTATCTCCGGTTTGATATACGAGGAGACGCGTGGTGTGCTCAAGGTGTTCCTCGAGAACGTGATCCGCGACGCGGTCACTTACACAGAGCACGCGAAGAGGAAGACCGTCACCGCTATGGACGTTGTATACGCTCTGAAGCGCCAGGGCCGTACCCTCTACGGTTTCGGCGGTTAG
- the LOC128682372 gene encoding histone H1B-like, with product MADTAVASEASAPATPAKKQPKASAAAGGVKKAKAKPTHPKTSEMVNNAIKELKERSGSSLQAIKKYIAAQYKVDAEKLAPFIRKYLKSAVESGALIQTKGKGASGSFKLESKSASSKKPAAAGSKKSASSAAAKSKKATAAASAASKSKKGASSGAASSSASSPSKGKASSAAKDKKAAAAKKKPAAAKKAAAPAKAKAAAAPKAKKTAKPPTKKPKAPKPKKAAATQKKAAAKKTPASKK from the coding sequence ATGGCAGACACGGCTGTAGCATCCGAGGCATCAGCGCCAGCGACGCCGGCGAAGAAACAGCCCAAGGCGAGCGCGGCCGCCGGTGGTGTGAAGAAGGCTAAAGCCAAACCTACTCATCCCAAAACTTCGGAGATGGTGAACAATGCCATCAAAGAGTTGAAGGAGAGGAGCGGCTCGTCACTTCAAGCGATCAAGAAATACATCGCGGCCCAATACAAAGTCGACGCGGAGAAATTGGCGCCGTTCATAAGGAAGTATCTCAAGAGCGCCGTCGAGTCCGGTGCCCTCATACAGACCAAGGGTAAAGGAGCTTCCGGCTCGTTCAAATTGGAATCGAAATCTGCGTCTTCCAAGAAACCGGCGGCCGCCGGTTCGAAGAAATCTGCATCTTCTGCGGCGGCCAAGTCCAAGAAAGCCACCGCAGCGGCCTCCGCCGCATCGAAGTCGAAGAAGGGAGCTTCTTCTGGCGCCGCCTCGTCGTCTGCCTCGTCGCCGTCCAAGGGCAAGGCGTCCTCCGCCGCTAAAGACAAGAAGGCAGCGGCAGCCAAGAAGAAGCCCGCCGCGGCAAAGAAAGCGGCCGCACCGGCGAAGGCGAAGGCCGCCGCAGCGCCCAAGGCGAAAAAGACAGCTAAACCGCCAACGAAGAAGCCGAAGGCGCCCAAACCGAAGAAGGCGGCCGCCACACAAAAAAAGGCCGCAGCGAAAAAGACACCCGCCTCCAAGAAGTAA
- the LOC128682376 gene encoding histone H2B: MPPKTSGKAAKKSGKAQKNISKTDKKKKKHKRKESYAIYIYKVLKQVHPDTGISSKAMSIMNSFVNDIFERIAAEASRLAHYNKRSTITSREVQTSVRLLLPGELAKHAVSEGTKAVTKYTSSK, translated from the coding sequence atgccgcCGAAGACAAGTGGTAAGGCCGCCAAGAAGTCTGGCAAGGCCCAGAAGAACATCTCCAAGACtgataaaaagaagaagaagcacaAGAGGAAGGAGAGTTACGCCATCTACATCTACAAGGTGCTGAAGCAGGTTCATCCCGACACTGGTATATCCAGTAAGGCGATGTCTATCATGAACTCGTTCGTGAATGACATCTTCGAACGCATCGCTGCCGAGGCGTCCCGTTTGGCCCACTACAACAAGCGTTCCACAATCACGTCCCGGGAGGTGCAGACCTCCGTGAGGCTGCTGCTGCCCGGCGAGCTGGCCAAGCACGCCGTCAGTGAGGGAACGAAGGCCGTCACCAAATACACTAGCTCTAAGTAA
- the LOC128682379 gene encoding histone H3, translating to MARTKQTARKSTGGKAPRKQLATKAARKSAPATGGVKKPHRYRPGTVALREIRRYQKSTELLIRKLPFQRLVREIAQDFKTDLRFQSSAVMALQEASEAYLVGLFEDTNLCAIHAKRVTIMPKDIQLARRIRGERA from the coding sequence ATGGCTCGTACCAAGCAAACGGCCCGTAAATCTACCGGTGGTAAGGCACCCAGGAAACAGCTAGCCACTAAGGCGGCTCGCAAGAGCGCCCCCGCCACCGGCGGTGTCAAGAAACCCCATCGTTACAGGCCGGGAACTGTAGCACTCCGTGAGATCCGTCGTTACCAGAAGAGTACTGAGCTCCTGATCCGCAAGCTGCCCTTCCAGCGTCTCGTGCGTGAGATCGCACAAGATTTCAAGACCGATCTTCGTTTCCAGAGTTCGGCCGTTATGGCTCTTCAGGAGGCCAGCGAGGCGTACCTGGTAGGCCTCTTCGAAGACACCAATCTGTGCGCGATCCACGCCAAACGCGTCACCATCATGCCAAAGGACATTCAGCTGGCGCGCAGGATCAGGGGCGAGCGCGCTTAG